Proteins from a genomic interval of Colletes latitarsis isolate SP2378_abdomen chromosome 3, iyColLati1, whole genome shotgun sequence:
- the Acc gene encoding acetyl-CoA carboxylase isoform X1 yields MKRIKRFVLAQRTEEDPIWKSSDNLMAGTSASKMNPIITVDGNPYSEDEPPQGQRTTTAGLKPSMSQGTVMIQAQSRLQEKDFTIATPEEFVHRFGGSKVINKILIANNGIAAVKCMRSIRRWSYEMFKNERAVRFVVMVTPEDLKANAEYIKMADQYVPVPGGTNNNNYANVELIIDIAIRTQVQAVWAGWGHASENPKLPELLHKNNISFIGPSERAMWALGDKIASSIVAQTAEVPTLPWSGSELKAQYSGKKIKISSELFKKGCVSTAEECLAAANKIGFPIMVKASEGGGGKGIRKVENAEELPTLFRQVQTEIPGSPIFIMKLAKCARHLEVQLLADNYGNAISLFGRDCSIQRRHQKIIEEAPAVIAKPEVFEEMEKAAVRLAKMVGYVSAGTVEYLYDTSGRYYFLELNPRLQVEHPCTEMVSDVNLPAAQLQIAMGLPLHHIKDIRLLYGENPWGDSVIDFDQPQHKPQPWGHVIAARITSENPDEGFKPSSGTVQELNFRSSKNVWGYFSVGASGGLHEFADSQFGHCFSWGEDRNQARENLVIALKELCIRGDFRTTVEYLITLLETESFQQNSIDTAWLDLLIAERVRSDKPDVLLAVTCGALHIADRTITAAFTGFQTALEKGQIQASNDLENVMDVELINDGYKYKVQAAKSGPNSYFLVMNGSYKEVEVHRLSDGGLLLSLDGASFTTYMREEVDRYRIIIGNQTCIFEKDNDPSLLRSPSAGKLVSFLVEDGGHVNSGQAYAEIEVMKMVMTVTASEAGSVFYVKRPGAILEAGTLIAHLELDDPSLVTKAQEYLGQFPETEAPAVSEKLNHLHTKYRSSLENVLAGYCLPDPYHLPRVRDLLEKFMNSLRDPSLPLLEIQEVIATISGRIPISVEKKIRKLMSLYERNITSVLAQFPSQQIAAVIDGHAASLSKRSDRDVFFLTTQAIVQLVQKYRNGIRGRMKTAVHELLRQYYTVESQFQQGHYDKCVSALIEQHKDDVATVTAMIFSHNHVTKKNILVTMLIDHLWANEPGLTDELSSTLTELTSLNRTEHSRVALRARQVLIAAHQPAYELRHNQMESIFLSAVDMYGHDFHPENLQKLILSETSIFDILHDFFYHSNRAVCNAALEVYVRRAYISYELTCLQHIELSGEVPLVYFQFLLPNNHPNRQNQSLVNHRIGAMAAFQDMEQFIRYSDEVLDLMEDLSSPITISTRVLDAVEAAGSESRHSTSINVSLSTAETAGPIVEIGERPAEPVHILSIAIQEIDNYDDTFMANLFGEWCATNKEELISRGIKRITFAALKKKQFPKFFTFRQRDGFMEDKIYRHLEPGCAFQLELNRMRTYDLEALPTSNQKMHLYLGHAKVAKGQQVTDYRFFIRSIIRHSDLITKEASFDYLHNEGERVLLEAMDELEVAFSHPFAERTECNHIFLNFVPTVIMDPARIEESVTSMVLRYGPRLWKLRVRQAEIKMTIRPSPGKPISTIRLCIANDSGYSIDLHLYTEATDSKTGIIRFESCPSAMANTTWRPGPMHGLPISTPYLTKDYLQAKRFQAQSAGTTYVYDLPDMFRQQTEKFWHKYIEERPNCNITIPNPIMDCVELVLEGDNLVEQKRLPGENNVGMVAWRFRLYTPEYPDTGRDVILIANDLTHLIGSFGPKEDLLFCKASERARQLRIPRIYFSANSGARIGLAEEVKALFKIAWDDEKEPEKGFKYIYLSPDDYARLAPLNSVKASLIEDHGESRYKITDIIGKDDGLGVENLKYAGMIAGETSRAYEEIVTISIVSCRAIGIGAYLLRLGQRVIQIENSHIILTGYKALNAVLGREVYASNNQLGGIQIMHYNGVSHTTDERDLDGVETALRWLSFCPKHKGAPLPILPSPCPDPIDRETTYVPTKAAYDPRWMLEGRYLQNETNTWESGFFDRGSWQEIMRPWAQTVVTGRARLGGIPCGVIAVETRTVELHLPADPANLDSEAKTISQAGQVWFPDSAYKTAQAIKDFGKEELPLFIFANWRGFSGGMKDMYEQIIKFGAYIVDGLREYTKPIFIYIPPNGELRGGSWAVVDPTINPRYMEMFADNTSRAGVLEAEAIVEIKFRTKDILKTMYRVDPIIKKLKEKLSGTNSQEERTEIEAQIHKREQQLNPIYHQVAVHFADLHDTPERMFEKNTIHEIIPWQKARKLLYWRLKRRLLEDQLMDKILTIQPRLDVRQVGAMLRRWFIEDKGPTESYLWDKDETVANWLESQRENENSVVSRNVTCVTQDAIVSQIKEALEACPEVRLTAILEIAHRLQPAERAELHRTLSQLETTTQEHHDSSASS; encoded by the exons GCCCAGCATGTCGCAGGGCACGGTGATGATCCAAGCGCAGAGTAGGCTCCAAGAAAAGGACTTCACCATCGCCACACCTGAGGAATTTGTTCATCGTTTCGGCGGTAGCAAAGTCATCAATAAG ATCCTCATCGCCAACAACGGAATAGCAGCGGTGAAATGTATGCGTTCGATTCGTCGTTGGTCCTACGAGATGTTCAAGAACGAACGCGCTGTGCGCTTCGTCGTGATGGTCACCCCGGAGGATCTGAAAGCGAACGCGGAATACATAAAAATGGCGGATCAGTACGTGCCTGTGCCCGGTGGAACGAACAACAATAATTACGCCAACGTGGAGCTGATCATCGACATCGCCATACGGACTCAGGTCCAGGCGGTGTGGGCGGGATGGGGTCACGCTTCTGAAAATCCAAAGTTACCGGAACTGCTTCACAAAAATAACATCAGTTTCATTG GGCCATCCGAAAGAGCGATGTGGGCTCTTGGAGATAAAATCGCGTCCAGTATAGTGGCGCAAACCGCGGAGGTACCGACGCTTCCTTGGTCAGGATCAGAACTGAAAGCTCAGTACAGTGGAAAGAAGATAAAGATATCTTCCGAGCTCTTCAAAAAGGGATGTGTATCGACGGCCGAAGAATGTTTAGCAGCTGCCAATAAAATAGGCTTTCCCATAATGGTAAAAGCCAGCGAAGGAGGTGGTGGTAAAGGTATCAGAAAAGTAGAGAATGCTGAAGAATTGCCCACGTTGTTTAG GCAGGTACAAACTGAGATACCTGGATCTCCTATATTTATTATGAAACTGGCAAAGTGCGCGCGGCATTTGGAAGTTCAATTGTTGGCTGATAATTACGGGAACGCGATTTCGTTGTTCGGTCGTGATTGTTCCATTCAGAGGAGACATCAGAAGATCATTGAGGAAGCTCCAGCCGTGATTGCCAAACCTGAAGTTTTCGAGGAAATGGAGAAA GCTGCCGTAAGGCTGGCCAAAATGGTTGGGTATGTTAGCGCAGGTACTGTCGAATATCTTTACGACACTTCCGGACGGTACTATTTCTTGGAACTGAACCCGCGTCTCCAAGTGGAACATCCTTGCACGGAGATGGTGTCGGATGTAAATTTACCGGCGGCCCAACTTCAAATTGCCATGGGATTACCGCTTCACCATATTAAAGATATTCGGCTTCTTTATGGTGAAAATCCGTGGGGCGACAGCGTCATCGATTTCGATCAGCCGCAACATAAACCTCAGCCTTGGGGTCATGTTATCGCAGCGAGAATCACTAGTGAAAATCCTGACGAAG GTTTCAAGCCAAGTTCGGGtactgttcaagaattaaactTCAGATCCTCGAAGAATGTCTGGGGTTACTTCTCGGTAGGAGCTTCAGGTGGTCTTCACGAATTCGCTGATTCACAATTTGGCCATTGTTTCTCCTGGGGCGAGGATCGTAATCAAGCTAGAGAAAATTTGGTCATAGCATTGAAGGAGTTGTGCATCAGAGGAGATTTCAGAACGACCGTCGAATATTTAATCACATTATTAGAAACGGAATCCTTCCAACAAAATAGTATAGATACAGCTTGGCTCGATTTGTTGATCGCTGAACGTGTTAGAAGCGACAAACCGGACGTATTGTTGGCGGTAACGTGCGGTGCGCTTCATATCGCTGATAGGACTATTACTGCCGCTTTTACTGGATTCCAAACAGCATTGGAAAAAGGACAAATACAAGCTAGCAATGATTTAGAGAATGTCATGGAT GTTGAACTCATCAATGATGGATACAAATACAAAGTACAGGCTGCCAAGTCAGGTCCTAATAGTTATTTTCTTGTTATGAATGGTTCCTATAAAGAAGTAGAAGTACACCGATTGTCGGACGGAGGTTTGCTGCTCTCTCTGGATGGTGCTAGTTTCACAACTTACATGAGAGAAGAAGTAGATCGTTACAGAATCATCATAGGAAATCAAACATGTATCTTTGAGAAAGACAACGATCCCTCTTTGCTGAGATCACCTTCGGCCGGAAAATTGGTTAGCTTTTTGGTCGAGGATGGCGGTCATGTTAATTCTGGACAAGCCTATGCAGAAATCGAAGTCATGAAAATGGTAATGACAGTAACGGCAAGCGAAGCTGGCAGTGTTTTCTACGTTAAAAGGCCGGGTGCTATCCTTGAAGCCGGTACGTTGATTGCACATTTGGAATTGGACGATCCATCATTGGTAACAAAAGCTCAAGAATACCTGGGTCAGTTCCCAGAAACTGAAGCTCCCGCCGTATCCGAGAAATTGAATCATCTTCACACTAAGTATCGAAGCTCTTTGGAAAATGTTTTGGCAGGatattgtttaccagatccgtaTCACCTACCGCGAGTGCGCGACCTGCTTGAAAAATTTATGAATTCCCTTCGCGATCCTAGTCTGCCTTTGCTCGAGATTCAGGAAGTGATCGCAACGATATCGGGTAGAATTCCAATTTCCGTTGAGAAGAAAATAAGAAAACTGATGTCACTTTATGAAAGAAACATCACCTCTGTTTTGGCTCAATTCCCAAGTCAGCAAATTGCTGCTGTGATTGATGGACACGCAGCCAGTCTTTCGAAGCGATCTGACCGAGATGTCTTCTTCTTAACCACTCAGGCTATAGTTCAGTTAGTACAAAAGTATAGAAACGGAATACGAGGAAGGATGAAGACCGCTGTTCACGAGCTTCTTCGACAGTACTACACCGTTGAGAGTCAATTCCAACAAGGGCATTATGATAAGTGCGTTTCAGCTTTAATAGAACAGCACAAAGATGACGTGGCTACGGTAACGGCTATGATCTTCAGTCACAATCACGTTACAAAGAAGAACATCTTGGTAACTATGCTGATAGATCATCTCTGGGCGAACGAGCCTGGTCTTACCGACGAATTATCAAGCACGTTAACAGAACTGACGAGCTTGAATCGTACGGAACACAGTCGGGTTGCATTGCGTGCCAGACAAGTCTTAATCGCCGCTCATCAACCTGCTTACGAATTGAGACACAACCAAATGGAATCGATATTCTTGTCGGCGGTAGACATGTACGGTCACGACTTCCATCCAGAAAATCTACAGAAACTGATCCTCTCTGAAACTTCTATTTTCGATATATTACACGACTTCTTTTATCATTCTAACCGTGCAGTTTGCAACGCCGCCTTGGAAGTTTACGTTCGCAGAGCATACATTAGTTACGAATTAACCTGTTTACAACATATAGAACTATCAGGCGAAGTGCCACTCGTATACTTCCAATTTTTGTTACCCAACAATCATCCCAATCGTCAGAATCAGTCTCTAGTTAATCACAGAATCGGTGCTATGGCAGCTTTCCAAGACATGGAACAATTTATCCGGTATTCGGACGAAGTGCTCGACCTCATGGAAGATCTGTCTTCGCCAATTACAATTTCTACTAGGGTTTTGGATGCAGTGGAGGCAGCGGGAAGCGAATCAAGGCACAGCACATCTATAAACGTGTCGCTGAGTACTGCAGAAACTGCTGGACCGATCGTAGAAATTGGCGAGAGACCTGCAGAACCAGTACACATTTTAAGCATTGCTATCCAAGAAATAGATAATTACGACGATACTTTTATGGCAAACTTATTTGGTGAATGGTGCGCCACAAATAAGGAGGAATTGATATCACGGGGTATCAAAAGGATCACGTTCGCTGCTCTAAAGAAAAAACAATTCCCAAAATTCTTTACGTTCCGTCAAAGGGACGGTTTTATGGAAGATAAGATTTATCGGCATTTGGAACCTGGTTGTGCCTTCCAATTAGAATTAAACAGAATGAGAACCTACGATCTCGAAGCTTTACCTACCTCAAACCAAAAGATGCATCTCTATCTTGGTCATGCAAAGGTTGCCAAAGGCCAACAAGTCACTGACTATCGTTTCTTCATTCGTTCGATCATACGACACTCCGATCTAATCACGAAAGAGGCTAGTTTTGATTATCTTCACAACGAAGGTGAACGGGTTTTGTTAGAGGCCATGGACGAATTAGAAGTTGCATTCTCTCATCCATTTGCGGAGCGTACAGAGTGCAATCATATTTTCCTGAACTTTGTACCCACGGTTATTATGGATCCTGCGAGGATAGAGGAAAGTGTGACCAGTATGGTACTCAGATACGGCCCAAGATTATGGAAATTACGAGTACGTCAGGCTGAAATCAAAATGACAATTCGTCCATCCCCGGGAAAACCAATATCTACTATACGCTTGTGCATCGCCAATGATAGTGGTTATAGTATAGATTTACATCTTTATACAGAGGCAACCGACTCAAAGACTGGTATTATTCGATTTGAGTCCTGTCCttcggcgatggcaaatactaccTGGAGACCAGGGCCTATGCACGGTCTACCGATCTCCACGCCATATTTAACCAAAGATTATCTTCAAGCGAAACGGTTTCAGGCTCAGAGTGCTGGTACAACTTATGTATATGATCTGCCAGATATGTTTAGACAACAAACAGAAAAGTTCTGGCACAAATATATAGAGGAACGACCAAATTGCAACATAACTATTCCAAATCCCATAATGGACTGCGTGGAATTAGTGTTGGAGGGTGATAATCTAGTGGAACAAAAACGTCTTCCCGGCGAGAATAACGTAGGCATGGTAGCTTGGAGGTTCAGACTATACACGCCAGAATATCCGGATACTGGTCGAGAtgttatattaatcgcaaatgaTTTGACGCATTTAATTGGTTCTTTCGGCCCGAAAGAAGATTTACTATTCTGCAAAGCGTCCGAAAGAGCTAGACAGCTTAGAATCCCCCGGATTTACTTCTCCGCGAATTCTGGAGCACGTATTGGTCTGGCAGAAGAAGTGAAAGCGTTGTTTAAAATCGCTTGGGACGACGAGAAAGAACCAGAGAAAggctttaaatatatttatctttCGCCGGATGATTACGCGCGTTTAGCACCGCTTAATTCCGTAAAGGCTTCATTGATCGAGGATCATGGAGAATCTCGTTACAAAATTACAGATATCATCGGTAAAGACGATGGTCTTGGAGTAGAGAACTTGAAGTATGCTGGTATGATCGCTGGAGAAACATCCAGAGCTTACGAGGAAATAGTCACGATTTCCATTGTATCCTGTCGAGCTATTGGTATTGGGGCTTATCTATTGCGTCTTGGACAGAGGGTCATTCAAATAGAGAATTCGCACATTATCCTAACTGGTTATAAAGCATTAAACGCGGTATTAGGTCGTGAAGTATACGCAAGTAACAATCAATTGGGTGGTATACAGATTATGCATTATAATGGTGTTTCACATACGACCGACGAGAGAGATTTAGATGGTGTTGAAACTGCTCTAAGATGGTTAAGCTTCTGTCCTAAACATAAGGGTGCGCCTCTTCCTATATTACCATCGCCGTGCCCCGATCCAATCGATAGAGAAACTACTTACGTTCCCACGAAAGCAGCCTACGATCCAAGATGGATGCTCGAGGGCAGATATTTGCAAAATGAAACAAACACTTGGGAAAGTGGATTCTTTGATCGTGGATCTTGGCAG GAAATAATGAGACCATGGGCTCAAACTGTAGTAACGGGACGAGCCAGATTGGGTGGAATACCATGCGGTGTCATCGCGGTAGAAACAAGGACTGTCGAGTTGCATTTACCTGCCGACCCTGCTAATTTGGATTCAGAAGCTAAAACCATATCTCAAGCTGGACAAGTTTGGTTCCCTGATAGCGCGTATAAAACCGCACAAGCTATCAAAGATTTCGGAAAAGAAGAACTACCACTTTTCATATTCGCCAATTGGAGAGGATTCTCTGGTGGAATGAAAG ACATGTACGAGCAAATCATAAAATTCGGAGCCTACATCGTAGATGGATTAAGAGAGTATACCAAaccaatatttatatatattccaCCGAATGGAGAATTGAGAGGCGGTTCGTGGGCAGTAGTTGATCCAACCATAAATCCCAGATACATGGAAATGTTCGCTGACAATACAAGCAGAGCTGGAGTTCTAGAAGCTGAGGCCATAGTTGAAATAAAGTTTAGAACTAAAGATATACTTAAAACTATGTACAGGGTGGAtccaataattaaaaaattgaaa GAAAAATTGTCTGGAACCAATTCACAAGAGGAGCGAACAGAAATCGAAGCTCAAATACATAAGAGAGAACAACAATTGAATCCTATATATCACCAGGTCGCAGTACATTTTGCAGATCTTCATGATACACCAGAGAGAATGTTCGAGAAAAACACGATTCATGAAATTATTCCGTGGCAAAAGGCGCGAAAATTACTTTACTGGCGATTGAAAAGGAGACTGTTGGAAGATCAATTAATGGATAAGATTCTCACGATTCAACCGCGTCTCGACGTCAGACAAGTCGGTGCGATGTTGCGCAGATGGTTCATAGAGGACAAAGGACCTACAGAATCTTATTTGTGGGATAAAGATGAAACGGTGGCAAATTGGTTGGAGAGTCAACGTGAAAACGAAAACAGTGTCGTTTCGCGTAACGTTACTTGTGTAACACAAGATGCGATCGTCTCTCAAATTAAAGAAGCTCTCGAAGCCTGTCCAGAAGTGAGGTTAACTGCAATTCTAGAAATCGCTCACAGACTACAGCCAGCGGAACGTGCAGAACTACACAGAACTTTATCGCAGTTAGAAACTACCACTCAGGAACACCACGACTCCAGCGCTTCATcctaa